A region of Mesoplodon densirostris isolate mMesDen1 chromosome 11, mMesDen1 primary haplotype, whole genome shotgun sequence DNA encodes the following proteins:
- the GPR19 gene encoding probable G-protein coupled receptor 19 — protein sequence MNMVFAHRMDNSKPPLVVPTLLVPLQNHSCTEMASPLLSRDLTELCEEHGWRSNGTDLHYRPNPGEVATASIFFGALWLFSIFGNSLVCLVIHRSRRTQSTTNYFVVSLACADLLISLAGMPFVLLQFATGRWALGSATCKAVRYFQYLTPGVQVYVLLSICIDRFYTIVYPLSFKVSREKAKKMIAASWIFEAAFVTPVFFFYGSNWDSHCNYFLPSSWEGTAYAVIHFLVSFVIPSVLIILFYQKVIKYIWRIGTDGRTVRRTMNIVPRTKVKTIKMFLILNLLFLLSWLPFHVAQLWHPHERDYKKSSLVFTAITWISFSSSASKPTLYSIYNANFRRGMKETFCMSSMKCYRSNAYTITTSSRMAKKNYVGISEILPTAKAVAKDSSYGSFDREAKEKKLAWPINSNLPNTFV from the coding sequence atgaataTGGTTTTTGCTCACAGAATGGATAACAGCAAGCCGCCTTTGGTTGTTCCTACACTTCTGGTGCCCCTCCAAAACCACAGTTGCACGGAAATGGCCTCCCCTCTGCTGAGCCGAGACCTGACGGAGCTCTGTGAGGAGCACGGCTGGAGGAGCAATGGAACAGACCTGCACTACAGACCAAACCCCGGGGAAGTGGCCACAGCCAGCATTTTCTTTGGGGCCCTGTGGTTGTTTTCTATCTTTGGCAATTCCCTGGTGTGTTTGGTCATCCACCGGAGCAGGAGGACTCAGTCCACCACCAACTACTTTGTGGTGTCCCTGGCGTGTGCCGACCTGCTCATCAGCTTGGCCGGCATGCCTTTCGTCCTGCTGCAGTTCGCCACCGGCCGGTGGGCCCTGGGCAGCGCCACGTGCAAGGCCGTGCGCTACTTTCAGTATCTCACCCCGGGCGTCCAGGTCTACGTTCTCCTCTCCATCTGCATAGACCGGTTCTACACCATCGTCTACCCTCTGAGCTTCAAGGTGTCCAGAGAAAAAGCCAAGAAGATGATTGCAGCATCCTGGATCTTTGAGGCGGCCTTTGTGACCCCCGTGTTCTTTTTCTATGGCTCCAACTGGGACAGTCATTGTAACTATTTCCTCCCCTCCTCTTGGGAAGGAACTGCCTATGCCGTCATCCATTTCTTGGTGAGCTTTGTGATTCCATCTGTCCTCATAATCTTATTTTACCAGAAGGTCATAAAATACATTTGGAGAATCGGCACCGATGGTCGAACAGTGAGGAGGACAATGAACATCGTCCCAAGGACAAAAGTGAAAACTATCAAGATGTTCCTCATtttaaatcttctgtttttgCTCTCCTGGCTGCCTTTTCATGTTGCTCAGCTGTGGCACCCCCATGAACGAGACTATAAGAAAAGTTCCCTTGTCTTTACAGCTATCACATGGATATCCTTTAGTTCCTCAGCCTCTAAACCTACTCTGTATTCCATTTATAATGCCAATTTTAGGAGAGGAATGAAAGAGACTTTCTGCATGTCCTCGATGAAGTGTTACCGAAGCAATGCCTACACTATCACAACCAGTTCAAGGATGGCCAAAAAAAACTATGTCGGCATCTCAGAAATCCTCCCCACGGCCAAAGCTGTAGCCAAAGACTCAAGCTATGGTTCATTTGAcagggaagccaaggaaaaaaagcttGCTTGGCCCATTAATTCAAATCTGCCGAATACTTTTGTCTGA